TTTACAGCTAGACTAGCAGAGTTTGAACTTGCAGGAAAACCTAGCTTCCTTCCATTTGGAGTATCACCAGACTTTATGGATGCTAGAACCAATGTTCTTTGGGCTAGTGCTCCAGGAACTATCTTGCCTGACACAACCTACTATGCGGAAGACCATCCACAGCGTGAGGAATTATTGAACCTTTGGAAAGAAAGTACTTCTAATCTCCTCAAAGCCTATAACTTCTCAGATGAAGAAATCAAAGATCTTTTAGAGAAACGATTGGAATTGGACCGCCGTATCGCAGCTGTCGTACTTTCAAACGAAGAGAGTTCAGAATATGCCAAACTTTACCATCCATACGCTTACGAAGATTTTAAAAAGTTTGCCCCTGCTCTACCTCTAGATGACTTTTTCCAAGCTGTTCTTGGTCAAGTACCTGATAAGGTCATTGTAGATGAAGAACGTTTCTGGCAAGCAGCAGAGCAATTCTATAGTCAAGAAGCTTGGCCTTTGCTCAAGGCAAGCTTGATCTTGAGTGTGGTAAATCTTTCAACTAGCTATTTAACAGATGAGATTCGTATCTTGTCAGGTGCCTACGGACGAGCTCTTTCAGGAGTTCCAGAAGCCAAAGACAAGGTCAAGGCAGCCTATCAGCTAGCACAAGGACCTTTTAAACAAGCTCTTGGCCTTTGGTATGCCCATGAAAAATTCTCTCCAGAAGCTAAGGCGGATGTAGAGAAAAAAGTGGCAACCATGATTGATGTTTATAAGGAGCGTTTGGCTAAAAATGACTGGCTGACTCCTGAAACGCGAGAAAAAGCCATCGTCAAACTCAATGTCATCAAGCCTTATATCGGTTATCCAGAAGAACTGCCAGCCCGCTATAAGGATAAGGTAGTGGATGAATCTGCTAGCCTCTTTGAGAATGCCCTAGCCTTTGCGCGTGTGGAAATCAAGCACAGTTGGAGCAAGTGGAATCAGCCGGTTGACTACAAGGAGTGGGGAATGCCAGCTCATATGGTGAATGCATACTACAATCCACAAAAGAACTTGATTGTCTTCCCAGCCGCTATCTTACAGGCACCATTCTATGACTTGCACCAGTCATCTTCTGCCAACTATGGTGGTATTGGTGCGGTTATTGCCCATGAAATTTCTCACGCTTTTGATACTAATGGAGCGTCCTTTGATGAAAATGGTAGCCTCCAGGACTGGTGGACAGAGAACGACTATGCTGCCTTTAAAGAGAAAACACAGAAGGTTATCGACCAGTTTGATGGTCAAGAATCTTACGGTGCAAAAATCAATGGGAAACTAACCGTGTCAGAAAACGTTGCCGACCTTGGAGGAATCGCTGCAGCGCTTGAAGCAGCTAAGAGAGAACCAGACTTCTCAGCTGAAGAGTTCTTCCATAACTTTGCTCGTATCTGGCGCATGAAAGGTCGCCCAGAGTTGATGAAACTCATGGCTAGCGTTGATGTGCACGCGCCAGCTAAACTCCGTGTTAACATCCAAGTGCCGAACTTTGATGACTTCTTTACAACCTATGATGTCAAAGAAGGTGACGGAATGTGGCGCTCACCAGAAGACCGTGTGATTATTTGGTAATATAATTAATGCTTTAATTATAATATTTTCTATAGTTGTTTTCTTTAGATTAGATTTTATGCTCATTGTTAACAACTATCAATATTTGTATAGTTTAGAATCTTATAAGTGAACAATCGATTCTTAATATACTCCATTGTCATTTTTCTTGTTATAAAATAAGTAAAGCTTATCTATTATTAAAATGTTGGACTTTTGTTAGTTGGATTAAGGATATGGTTAGTTTTGCATGTATGTTAGGAGAGATGACTCAAATATTTTATAAAATATAAAATGAAATTTATGGTTTGCTATAATTGAGCAAACCATATAATCTTATGGATGATACATGGATGATTATGCTATAATAGTTTCAACTAGCGTTATTTCATTGATTTATCTATAAGAAAAGAATTAATCATATTGCAAAAATAGATACAATAGTGCTATAATTAGAAATTAAAATGAATAGAATTTAGGAAATCTATGGAAAAAATAAGTGTAATAATACCTGCATATAATGCAGAAAAATATTTAGATCAATGTGTTGAAAGTGTACAATCTCAAATATATGATAATATAGAGATTATCATTGTTAATGATGGTTCAACAGATCGTACAGCTGCGATGATTGAGCGATTGAAAGAGAAAGACTCTCGGATTAGAACCTTACATAAAAGGAAGAACGAGGGCCTTGGAGCGGCTAGAAATAGTGCTCTTGAGCTTGTCACTGGACAGTATGTTTTGTTTTTGGACAGTGACGATTGGATTGATCCCAATCATATCAGTGACCTCTACGATTTATTAGTGAGAACAGATAGTGATGTGGCAATAGCAAATTTTACTCGCTATATTGAATCTGAGAATAGATACGAGATTCATATTACTGACGGTGATTATTACGAGCAGATATTTACTCCTC
This window of the Streptococcus sp. 116-D4 genome carries:
- a CDS encoding M13 family metallopeptidase, translating into MTRYQDDFYDAINGEWEKTAVIPADKSRTGGFIDLDEEIEDLMLTTTDKWLAGEEVPDDAILANFVKYHAMVRDFDKREADGITPVLPLLKEFQELETFADFTARLAEFELAGKPSFLPFGVSPDFMDARTNVLWASAPGTILPDTTYYAEDHPQREELLNLWKESTSNLLKAYNFSDEEIKDLLEKRLELDRRIAAVVLSNEESSEYAKLYHPYAYEDFKKFAPALPLDDFFQAVLGQVPDKVIVDEERFWQAAEQFYSQEAWPLLKASLILSVVNLSTSYLTDEIRILSGAYGRALSGVPEAKDKVKAAYQLAQGPFKQALGLWYAHEKFSPEAKADVEKKVATMIDVYKERLAKNDWLTPETREKAIVKLNVIKPYIGYPEELPARYKDKVVDESASLFENALAFARVEIKHSWSKWNQPVDYKEWGMPAHMVNAYYNPQKNLIVFPAAILQAPFYDLHQSSSANYGGIGAVIAHEISHAFDTNGASFDENGSLQDWWTENDYAAFKEKTQKVIDQFDGQESYGAKINGKLTVSENVADLGGIAAALEAAKREPDFSAEEFFHNFARIWRMKGRPELMKLMASVDVHAPAKLRVNIQVPNFDDFFTTYDVKEGDGMWRSPEDRVIIW